In Providencia zhijiangensis, a single window of DNA contains:
- the gyrA gene encoding DNA topoisomerase (ATP-hydrolyzing) subunit A: MSEIAREITPVNIEEELKSSYLDYAMSVIVGRALPDVRDGLKPVHRRVLFAMNVLGNDWNKPYKKSARIVGDVIGKYHPHGDSAVYETIVRLAQPFSMRYMLVDGQGNFGSVDGDSAAAMRYTEIRMAKIAHEMLADLEKETVDFVPNYDGTEQIPEVMPTKIPNLLVNGSSGIAVGMATNIPPHNLGEVINGCLAYIEDEDISIEGLMEHIPGPDFPTAAIINGRRGIIDAYRTGRGKVYIRARAEVEVDEKNGRETIIVNEIPYQVNKARLIEKIAELVKEKRVEGISALRDESDKDGMRIVIEIKRDAVGEVVLNNLYSLTQLQVSFGINMVALHQGQPKILNLKDIIAAFVRHRREVVTRRTIFELRKARDRAHILEALAVALANIDPIIELIRKAPTPAEAKAGLIARSWALGNVAAMLERAGDDAARPEWLEPQYGVHEGQYFLTEQQAQAILDLRLQKLTGLEHEKLLEEYRELLKQIEELLFILRSPERLMEVIREELEAIRDAYNDPRRTEITENTADINIEDLINQEDVVVTLSHQGYVKYQPLSDYEAQRRGGKGKSAARIKEEDFIERLLVANTHDTILCFSSRGRLYWMKVYQLPEASRGARGRPIVNLLPLEQDERITAILPVREYEEGYYVFMATASGTVKKTPLQDFSRPRSAGIIAVNLNEGDELIGVDLTNGSNEVMLFSAQGKVVRFAEDAVRAMGRTATGVRGIKLMDDDKVVSLIIPRGEGHILTVTENGFGKRTEEAEYPTKSRATQGVISIKVSERNGQVVGAIQVEDTDQIMMITDAGTLVRTRVSEVSVVGRNTQGVTLIRTAEDEKVVGLQRVAETEDDENTDEEGIDVDGEAQTDADTEE, from the coding sequence ATGAGCGAGATTGCCAGAGAAATCACCCCAGTCAATATCGAAGAAGAACTGAAAAGTTCCTATTTGGATTATGCAATGTCCGTTATCGTCGGTCGTGCACTTCCAGATGTTCGAGATGGACTGAAGCCAGTACACCGCCGAGTGTTATTCGCGATGAATGTACTGGGAAATGATTGGAATAAACCCTATAAAAAGTCTGCCCGTATCGTCGGGGACGTCATCGGTAAATACCATCCACATGGAGACAGCGCCGTTTATGAGACCATCGTCCGTCTCGCGCAGCCTTTCTCTATGCGCTACATGCTGGTAGATGGTCAGGGGAACTTTGGTTCAGTTGACGGAGACTCCGCCGCTGCAATGCGTTATACGGAAATCCGTATGGCGAAAATTGCCCATGAAATGCTGGCTGATTTAGAAAAAGAAACCGTAGACTTTGTTCCTAACTATGATGGTACAGAGCAAATCCCAGAAGTGATGCCAACGAAGATACCTAACCTTTTGGTCAATGGTTCTTCAGGGATTGCTGTCGGGATGGCCACTAACATTCCTCCGCACAACTTAGGGGAAGTGATTAATGGTTGCTTAGCTTATATAGAAGACGAAGATATTAGTATCGAAGGCTTGATGGAACACATCCCAGGCCCAGATTTCCCGACCGCCGCTATTATCAATGGCCGTCGTGGTATTATCGATGCGTATCGTACCGGTCGCGGTAAAGTGTACATTCGTGCGCGTGCCGAGGTCGAAGTTGATGAGAAAAATGGCCGTGAAACCATTATCGTCAACGAAATTCCGTATCAAGTGAACAAAGCACGCTTGATTGAAAAAATTGCGGAATTAGTTAAAGAAAAACGCGTTGAAGGTATTAGTGCACTGCGTGATGAGTCTGATAAAGACGGTATGCGCATTGTTATTGAAATTAAGCGCGATGCCGTTGGCGAAGTGGTGCTCAATAACCTGTATTCACTGACTCAACTGCAAGTTTCTTTCGGTATCAACATGGTGGCACTGCATCAGGGTCAACCAAAAATCTTGAACCTGAAAGATATTATTGCCGCGTTTGTTCGCCATCGTCGTGAAGTTGTTACACGTCGTACTATTTTCGAACTGCGTAAAGCCCGTGACCGTGCGCACATCCTTGAAGCGTTGGCGGTGGCACTGGCGAATATCGATCCAATTATCGAATTGATCCGTAAAGCACCAACACCCGCAGAAGCAAAAGCTGGGCTGATTGCCCGTTCTTGGGCTCTGGGTAATGTTGCTGCAATGCTGGAACGTGCGGGTGATGATGCAGCGCGTCCTGAGTGGTTAGAGCCGCAATATGGTGTTCATGAAGGCCAATATTTCCTGACTGAACAGCAAGCACAAGCAATTTTGGATCTGCGTTTACAGAAATTAACCGGTCTTGAGCATGAAAAGCTGCTGGAAGAGTATCGTGAACTTCTGAAACAAATCGAAGAATTACTGTTTATCCTGCGTAGCCCTGAGCGTTTAATGGAAGTTATTCGTGAAGAGTTAGAAGCGATTCGTGATGCTTATAACGACCCACGTCGTACTGAGATCACTGAAAATACCGCAGATATCAATATCGAAGATTTGATCAACCAAGAAGACGTGGTGGTAACGCTATCTCACCAAGGTTATGTGAAGTATCAGCCATTGTCTGACTACGAAGCACAGCGCCGTGGTGGTAAAGGTAAATCTGCAGCGCGTATTAAAGAAGAAGACTTTATTGAGCGTCTGCTGGTGGCGAATACCCACGATACTATCTTATGTTTCTCAAGTCGTGGTCGCTTATATTGGATGAAAGTCTATCAATTGCCTGAAGCTAGCCGTGGTGCTCGTGGACGTCCAATTGTGAACTTACTGCCACTTGAGCAAGATGAACGTATCACCGCGATTTTACCAGTGCGTGAATACGAAGAGGGCTATTATGTCTTTATGGCGACCGCGAGCGGTACTGTGAAGAAAACCCCTCTGCAAGATTTCAGTCGCCCAAGAAGTGCCGGTATTATTGCCGTAAACTTGAACGAAGGCGATGAACTGATTGGTGTTGATTTAACCAACGGTAGCAATGAAGTCATGCTGTTCTCTGCGCAAGGTAAAGTGGTGCGCTTTGCAGAAGATGCGGTTCGTGCGATGGGACGTACAGCGACAGGTGTTCGCGGTATTAAATTAATGGACGACGATAAAGTTGTTTCTTTAATTATTCCTCGTGGTGAAGGCCATATTCTGACTGTGACTGAAAACGGCTTTGGTAAACGTACTGAAGAAGCCGAGTACCCAACAAAATCTCGTGCAACTCAAGGGGTTATCTCCATTAAGGTGAGCGAGCGTAATGGTCAAGTTGTTGGCGCTATCCAAGTTGAGGATACCGACCAAATTATGATGATTACGGATGCAGGGACTCTGGTTCGTACCCGCGTTTCTGAAGTTAGCGTCGTTGGGCGTAATACTCAAGGTGTGACGTTGATTCGTACTGCTGAAGATGAAAAAGTTGTTGGTTTACAACGTGTTGCTGAAACTGAAGACGATGAGAATACCGATGAAGAGGGTATTGATGTCGACGGCGAAGCACAAACGGATGCAGATACCGAAGAGTAA
- the rcsC gene encoding two-component system sensor histidine kinase RcsC, with the protein MRYLPSFKTSLRLSRDLFRVLGVMLWGMGLFITLFFLYTQFNEHKSDLRQQFHSGYENLQVYIQQSNATLRLIHSMTEQQRLKDEEHQQKVGIQQEDITLPTSTSYSLYPLMPSADCDVFKQRTQNYLSAFEQLNIFWKDSIAVPQGLNHVFVFGTGSYCMMDYSIRAAVSDIDTLKKVVYDNARIYKQLRQQGQERNLYTITHSAQPSNGQLYLMIPIYEKSLIVGFIGIERAINLNQFNLRNNPAVEITLINSSNQPVLYTSSDTNIKNSPLLTSGEINYFGFNSDYTQLFFKKRLAPSQLTVIYSIQTSYLIDNLKTSIIYAILINILSGTLIFFLIWLLERRMLEPAANTAIRLEEHEQFNHKIVASAPVGIIILRLSDGGNILSNELAHNYFRLLSEDDKQRILMIIRQKSSNYIDVVATNGTHLQISFVNSRYQNEDVAICVLIDISIRVQMEKSLQDVADAAEQANQAKSMFLATVSHELRTPLYGIIGNIELLQRYDLSDKALRLVSTMDNSSSLLLQIISDILDFSKIESKQLKIENKLFNCRNVFAYVLANYVPLATKKQVSLYSYIEPNIPDLMLSDPVRLQQVISNIVNNSIKFTDSGFVMLHIWKDENYLKIEIKDSGIGMTPAVVMQLFDPFFQVYDQNNGHKGTGLGLAICEKLINLMDGDIGVDSQAGLGSTFTIRIPLYGQQYLEPAIPEYRKNYRIAVTGQNAFLIDFLVRLLEHHDFNVVTGSSIDINETYDLLITDSQESVVLQNRNLLKLSSLYSGELFETQPNNWLYNTYQLDKLPMLIDKIIVKLAQGSKESLESHDLEGADADLNMFKVLIVDDHPINRMLLTEQLASIGFMTSTAVDGLDALKFLEHNHADIVLSDVNMPNMDGYQLARTLREQGFKQPIVALTANAMAEEKQRCLDAGMDDCLSKPTSISVLRESLVKYVKPSE; encoded by the coding sequence TTGAGATATTTACCCTCGTTTAAAACATCCCTCAGATTATCTAGAGATCTTTTTCGTGTCCTAGGCGTTATGCTATGGGGAATGGGGCTTTTCATCACTCTGTTTTTCCTTTATACCCAGTTTAATGAGCATAAATCTGATCTGCGCCAGCAATTCCATTCTGGTTATGAAAACCTGCAAGTTTACATTCAGCAGTCAAATGCTACTCTTCGCCTGATCCATTCCATGACAGAGCAGCAACGGCTCAAAGACGAAGAACATCAACAAAAAGTGGGTATTCAACAAGAAGATATCACTTTACCCACATCCACGTCGTACTCGCTATACCCACTCATGCCATCGGCAGATTGTGATGTATTTAAGCAGCGAACTCAGAACTACCTTTCTGCTTTTGAACAACTTAATATTTTCTGGAAAGATAGCATTGCGGTACCCCAAGGCTTAAATCACGTATTTGTCTTTGGAACAGGCAGTTATTGCATGATGGATTATTCAATTCGCGCTGCTGTTTCTGATATTGATACGTTAAAGAAAGTGGTCTATGACAATGCGCGGATCTACAAGCAGCTAAGGCAGCAGGGGCAAGAGCGTAATTTATATACCATTACTCACAGCGCTCAACCATCAAATGGTCAACTCTATTTGATGATCCCTATTTATGAGAAAAGCTTAATTGTTGGTTTTATTGGGATTGAGCGTGCGATCAACTTAAATCAGTTTAATTTACGCAATAATCCGGCCGTTGAAATCACATTAATTAACTCATCAAATCAACCTGTTCTCTATACTTCATCAGATACGAATATTAAAAATTCACCATTGCTGACATCTGGAGAGATAAATTATTTCGGTTTTAACTCTGATTATACTCAGCTGTTTTTTAAGAAGCGCTTAGCGCCTTCGCAGCTAACAGTTATTTATTCAATCCAGACATCGTATTTAATCGATAACTTAAAAACATCAATAATTTATGCAATATTAATTAATATTTTATCTGGTACGTTAATTTTCTTTTTAATTTGGTTGCTAGAAAGACGAATGCTAGAGCCAGCGGCCAATACGGCGATTCGTCTTGAAGAGCATGAACAGTTTAACCATAAAATTGTGGCATCAGCCCCTGTTGGGATCATTATTCTAAGGCTAAGTGATGGCGGCAATATTCTGAGTAATGAGCTTGCACATAACTATTTTCGCTTGCTGAGTGAAGATGATAAACAACGTATCTTGATGATTATTCGCCAAAAATCCAGCAACTATATTGATGTTGTTGCAACGAATGGCACTCATCTACAGATTAGTTTTGTGAATTCACGTTACCAAAATGAAGATGTAGCTATCTGCGTATTGATCGATATTAGTATTCGTGTGCAGATGGAAAAATCATTGCAGGACGTTGCAGATGCAGCGGAGCAGGCGAACCAAGCGAAATCGATGTTCTTAGCCACGGTGAGCCATGAATTAAGAACACCGCTGTATGGGATCATCGGTAATATTGAGTTATTGCAACGGTATGATTTATCAGATAAAGCGCTTCGCTTAGTTTCTACGATGGATAACTCGTCATCGTTGCTATTGCAGATTATCAGTGATATTTTGGATTTCTCCAAAATTGAATCCAAGCAATTGAAAATAGAAAATAAATTATTCAATTGCCGCAATGTATTTGCTTATGTCCTTGCTAATTACGTGCCTTTGGCGACTAAAAAACAAGTGTCGCTTTACTCTTATATTGAGCCTAACATTCCAGACCTGATGCTTAGCGACCCAGTGCGTCTACAACAGGTTATCTCCAATATTGTGAATAACAGCATAAAGTTCACGGACTCGGGCTTTGTGATGTTGCATATTTGGAAAGATGAAAATTATTTAAAAATTGAGATCAAAGATTCTGGGATTGGAATGACCCCAGCAGTGGTTATGCAATTATTTGATCCCTTCTTCCAAGTTTACGATCAAAATAATGGGCACAAAGGAACAGGGTTAGGGCTCGCTATTTGCGAGAAACTCATCAACTTGATGGATGGTGACATTGGAGTGGATTCTCAAGCGGGGCTGGGAAGTACGTTTACGATCCGCATTCCACTATACGGCCAGCAATATTTAGAACCCGCTATTCCTGAGTACCGAAAAAATTACCGTATAGCCGTAACGGGACAAAATGCATTCTTAATTGATTTTCTTGTAAGATTGCTCGAACACCATGATTTTAATGTGGTGACGGGCTCATCCATTGATATCAATGAGACGTATGACTTGTTGATCACGGATAGCCAAGAAAGTGTTGTCTTACAGAATAGAAACTTACTCAAACTCAGTAGTTTATATTCAGGTGAATTATTTGAAACTCAACCAAATAATTGGCTTTATAACACTTATCAGCTCGATAAGTTGCCAATGTTGATTGATAAAATCATTGTTAAGCTGGCTCAAGGCAGTAAAGAGAGTTTAGAAAGTCACGATCTCGAAGGTGCCGATGCAGATTTGAATATGTTTAAAGTCTTGATTGTTGATGACCATCCTATTAACCGGATGCTATTGACAGAACAGTTGGCAAGCATTGGCTTTATGACCAGTACAGCTGTCGATGGATTAGATGCGCTGAAATTCCTTGAGCATAATCATGCAGATATCGTCCTCTCTGATGTGAATATGCCTAATATGGACGGTTATCAATTGGCGCGCACGTTGCGAGAACAAGGCTTTAAGCAGCCGATTGTGGCGTTAACGGCAAATGCCATGGCGGAAGAGAAGCAGCGTTGTCTCGATGCTGGCATGGATGATTGTCTCTCGAAGCCTACATCGATTAGCGTGCTACGTGAATCGCTGGTGAAGTATGTTAAACCCAGTGAATGA
- the ubiG gene encoding bifunctional 2-polyprenyl-6-hydroxyphenol methylase/3-demethylubiquinol 3-O-methyltransferase UbiG, producing the protein MNDTQDQTYLNVDKQEIEKFESIASRWWDLEGEFAPLHRINPLRLGYIMQRVDGIFGKKILDVGCGGGILSESMAREGADVTGLDMGADPLMVARLHSLESGIPVEYVQETVEQHADKHPQSYDIVTCMEMLEHVPDPESVVRACAKLVKPGGHVIFSTINRNRKAWLMAVVAAEYVMKMVPKGTHDANKFIRPSELISWVDKTQLKEQHMMGLHYNPITDKFWLGPNVDVNYMLHTISE; encoded by the coding sequence ATGAATGACACCCAAGACCAAACGTACCTAAACGTCGACAAACAAGAAATTGAAAAGTTTGAATCGATAGCGTCACGTTGGTGGGATCTTGAAGGCGAGTTTGCCCCATTACACCGTATTAATCCGCTGCGTTTAGGCTACATCATGCAACGTGTAGACGGTATTTTTGGTAAAAAAATCCTCGATGTTGGCTGCGGTGGCGGTATTTTATCTGAAAGCATGGCGCGCGAAGGTGCGGATGTCACGGGTTTAGATATGGGCGCAGACCCGTTAATGGTCGCTCGTCTACACTCTCTGGAATCCGGTATTCCTGTAGAATACGTCCAAGAAACCGTCGAGCAACATGCGGATAAACACCCTCAGAGCTACGATATCGTGACCTGCATGGAAATGCTTGAACACGTCCCAGATCCAGAATCTGTGGTAAGAGCCTGCGCGAAGTTAGTTAAGCCTGGCGGACATGTTATTTTTTCCACCATTAATCGCAACAGAAAAGCATGGCTAATGGCTGTCGTGGCAGCGGAATATGTGATGAAAATGGTTCCGAAAGGCACCCACGATGCCAATAAGTTTATCCGTCCATCCGAATTAATTAGCTGGGTCGATAAAACGCAATTAAAAGAACAACATATGATGGGGCTACATTATAATCCAATCACCGATAAATTTTGGTTAGGGCCTAACGTTGATGTGAACTATATGCTGCATACGATCAGCGAATAA